A region of the Chloroflexota bacterium genome:
CTTTCTTACCGATCTCTATAAAACTGTCCAATAGTTTCCCTATTGGCGGGGTCTCTGCAGCCGTCTCTATCCAACCCTTATCACTTAGCGCCTGAATGAGGGCCTCGACAGCCCTGCTATCCCCGATCTTTTCCAGGGATTCGACTGCCTGGTATCGAACACGAGCGCTTTCGTCCTTCAAAGTTTGAATCAGGGCCTCGACAGCCTTTGCATCACCTGTATTACCAAGAGCTAATGCCGCGGTTTGGCGAATGTCCTTGTCTGCATCCTTCAAGACTTGAATCAGGGCCTCCGTAGCCCTTGCATCACCTATGTTTCCGAGAGCTGATACTGCTATCTGGCGAATGTCCTTGTCTTCGTCCTTCAAGACTTGGATCAGGGGTTCGACAGCCCGGGCATCTGGTATCATTCCAAGGGATGTTGCTGCATTCTGTCTGACTAACCAGGATTCGTCCTTTAATGCCTGAATGAGAGGGTCCACTGCATTCTTGTGACCTACCTTTCCCAGGGCTGACGCTGCTTCCTCTCGGATAATCGACTTCTTGTCCTTCAGGAAATCAAGGAGCAACTCCACTGCTCTCGGGTCTCCCCCAAGCTTCCCGATGGCCTCTACCG
Encoded here:
- a CDS encoding HEAT repeat domain-containing protein yields the protein MGVFDSILKINVEEMKAKKDVEGLIQALKNKRNVYIRRDAASALGDTGDARAIDPLVESLGDPNKDVRNAAVEAIGKLGGDPRAVELLLDFLKDKKSIIREEAASALGKVGHKNAVDPLIQALKDESWLVRQNAATSLGMIPDARAVEPLIQVLKDEDKDIRQIAVSALGNIGDARATEALIQVLKDADKDIRQTAALALGNTGDAKAVEALIQTLKDESARVRYQAVESLEKIGDSRAVEALIQALSDKGWIETAAETPPIGKLLDSFIEIGKKEKTSSPKSNKAWVRQKAIEALAKLGDARAVAPITEALNDKHEAIRTSAKEALARINAKTQSA